The sequence GGACAATAAACAAACTAAAAGAAGAACTTAACAAAAAGGGAATAAGAACACCTTCTGGTATGTCAAAACAAGTGttaaaacaactttatttaGAGAATTGTTTTGATGGAGTAACATCTTTAGAGACACAACAGACAGACACCGTTAGTGATGAGATTAACGCAGATTCCTCACCAGAGAGCACTCTTCCAATTACCTTAGCAGAATCAGTGCCTCAACACAGAAGCAGTGTTTCAAATGGTGAAAATGAGAATGGTGGAACAGACAGGAACATAGCTCAGTGTTTTGAAGGACTTCAAGAAACATTCAAACAGCTAATTTACAGAGACAATTGTACTCATGACACAGGTAGAGATCGCGAATTCAACCTTCAACAGTGGTACAACCATGCAGGGATTGGGAATAGGAGTGAAACGTCTAACAGAGGAAATAATACCGTTTTACATAGAAATACACAAGAGCATGCATCTTTCATCTCAGGACCACAAGTTGGAAATGTTTCATGTGGAGTGCGTTCGGATGAATATTCTGATGTGGACATTATATCTCCTTCTATTCAAAAGCAAATCATTGACGGTAAGGATGTTAATTTGGCATCTCTTCTTATCCCAAACTATGAAACTCCCCAAATTCACTCTGTTGCAGCTAATGGGTTAGAGTTAAATATTTCTGGGAAGCCAGATCCCCGTCTTAATAGAAAACTCACAATTCAAGAATTCATTAAGGCATTTGGCAAGTTTAAGAGGGTCATGTCATCAGTTTACCCTGACCGTAGAGCAGAGCTAGATGCTTATGAAGATGAGATTATAGATATTAGTAATTTTTATGGTGACAGATTTTATGATTACCATAAATTGTTTTCTGCAAAATCAGCAGCTCTTTTAAGGGAGAGAAGGATTAAAGTTGACTGGAGCAAAAGAGATAGGGATCTTCTTTCATTAATAGTTGCTGGTGGGAATGTAaatgtttgcaaaatttgtaatttggttgATCACACTACTGCTTTTTGTCCTATGCAAACCTCCATGACATATCAAGACTACCCAGATAAAGTATCAAGGCAGGTAGACACTACTGATAAGTTAGGTAGAAAGAAAATTTATCATTCTGGGCGGGAGGtttgcaataattttaataCCAGTAGGGGTTGTACCAGgagtttttgtcatttttcacaTATCTGTAGCAGATGTAAAGTCGCTGGTCATACCCTATTATCTTGTCAAAAAGTTTTCCCCTCTCAAGGTAGGACTGAAGTACAATCTAAGCCACATACAGTAAACTCTTCACAAAAGTTTgagaaaataacaacaaataagcAAGGTCAATGACTACATGATTTCCCATATCTGGCTACTACTCCAATTAATGTTATTAAACTTGCAAAAGAATTAATTTCTCATCCTGacaaaaaatttgttaactatTTATGCAATGGCTTAGAGAAAGGATTTGATACTATGGTATCTACAACAGATTTACCTATAAAAGAATGTAGGAATAGTTTATCTGCTAGGACACAACCAGATGTGGTTTCTGATTTGATAGAGAAAGAAGTTTTTAAAGGTTTCTTGTATGGGCCTTTTAAGGATCccccttttcaaaaatataggGTAAGCCCAATTGGTATTGCAGAAGGGAAATATTCTGGTAAAAAGCGTTTAATATTGGACTTATCTTCACCACATAATGATGATAAACATCTAAGTATTAATGATCTTATTGACAAACAGGATTGCTCAATGTCTTATGTTAGAATAGATGACGCTATTgatgttattttgaaatttgaaagaaattccTGGCTTTGCAAGTTCGACATATCCGACGCGTTCAAAAATTGTCCAATTGTACCAAGTCAGTGGCCTCTTTTCTGCATAAAATgggaaaaaatgtattatttttatgtccGTTTAACTTTTGGATGTCGTTCAAGCCCCAAAATTTTTGACCATTTATCCCAAGCTTTGTGTCATATTGcagaaaacaattacaaagttaaTAGCATTTTGCATTTATTGGATGATTTCCTAACCATAGATCCACTAGATGCTGATGGTGAGAGGACTATGGCTATAATGATGATGATTTTCAAAAAACTGAACATTCCTATAGCAAAACATAAGACAATAGGTCCTGTAAAATGTTTAGAATATTTGGGTATTATTCTAGATTCTGAAAAAATGGAAGCTCGACTACCTCTTAATAAAGTTGATCGCATTTGTGAATTCATCAGAaaattatacaggaaaaaatcTTGTACAAAAAGGGAATTGTTGCAGCTTTTGGGTCACTTAAACTTTGCTTCACGTATCATTTTACCTGGTAGATCCTTTGTTTCATACCTCATAGGGCTGTCCACTACTGTCAATGATTTGCATCATTATGTTAAATTAGATAAGGAATGCCGTGTTGACCTAGAATTTTGGTTACTTTTTCTGAGCAGCTGGAATGGTGTGAACATGTTTTACAGTAGACAATTTTACTCAAGTTATGATATGGAACTTTTTACTGATGCCTCATCAACAAAAGGATTTGGTGGATATTTCAAGGGAGAATGGTTTTATTCATCATGGCCATCAAACATTGCTTATCctgacaaaacattttcaatggCTTTTCTTGAATTATACCCCATTGTAGTATCCGCAATACTGTGGGGCTCACAGTGGACAACAAAACGCATTCTTTTCTGGTGTGACAATGAAGCTACAGTGGCTATAGTAAAAAAGGGCCGTTCAAAGtgtttacaaataatgaaattaatgagAAAACTTACATGGTGTGCTTGTAAATTCAACTTTCATTTTAGTGCCAAACATGTTCCAGGATATCAGAATGATATAAGTGATGCTCTATCTCGTTTACAGATAGACAGATTCCGCAAACTAGCTCCCAGTGCAGCACAACATCCAATGAAGTGCCCAAGCAGCTCAGATGTAATGTGGTCCTAAATCAAGCAGTGAATGAACTTTGGAACAGTGCTATTGCTAATACTACAAGAACTGTGTATGATACTGGGTTCAGAAAATTTGAGACTTTTATGTTATTGAAtggttttcaattttcttatttACCTCCTATTTCTGaggatattttaatttatttcatagcCCACTGCTTTAAAATTCTGAGTTTACAATACTCTACCATTAAACTATATTTATGTGGAATTAGGTATAAATATGTACAGGGTAATCAAAATGATCCCTTACAATCTGCTCATAATACACCTTTAATCAGACttgattatgttttaaattctgtaaaaagactgcaaaaaccaaaaaatcaCATAAGATTACCAATAACTTtcgaaattttggaaaaaattgtaaattgtttgAGAAAAGGTTTTTGTTCCAAGTTTACTGATTTAATGTTAAGAACTGCATGCATTGTCGCATTTTATGGATTTTTGAGATGTGGCGAGTTTACAGTGTCAAAGGCCTCACAGTTTGATCCAcatattaatttatgtattgaAGATGTTGTATTTCACTCAGACTTAgtagttttgaaattaaaacaatcaaaaacagATCCTTTTAGAAAAGGCATAAATATACAGCTACATAAATTAGGTCAGCTTATCTGCCCTTACACAATTTTGTtagaatatatacaaataaggaaAGAATTTTCTCCTACTAATCAAACTGATCCACTTTTCATAACCATTGATAAGAAACCTCTGGAGAGACAATATTTCATCACTTGTATTAAAAAAGTACTGGATATATGTGGTTTCAACTCAAGTCATTATAATGGTCATAGTTTTAGAATTGGGGCAGCTACAAGTGCTGGTAAGGCAAAAATAGAAGATCACTTGATAAAAACATTAGGGCGCTGGACTTCAGATAGTTACATCAGATACATTAGGGTAACGCCAGCATCTATTAAAACAGCTCAAAGTAGGTTAGGTAGAATTTAAGGGCATgctcattttcaaatattccatACGCATGTTTTTTACAGAGATTCTGgatgatattgtttttgtttgacaattgattttgatattgtgTATTATTATGCGATAacatttactatttttattttttttatttttttttatttttttatttcatggcTTTATTGAAGGTACCCCCTCCCTAACCTCACAAATCCTTGGGGACACTCAGCTGTTACCATCTGTGTTATGgccatttatgaaattttatcactggttgtttcaaaaatttcacTCATCCCCCAAGAATTTCTGGGGATAAACTgtcaaatttcatacaaattcaTTCCAACACCAATTCAACATCAACACTACTAGGCTTCCTCATAGCCTCCTTACAGGCTTCCTCATTGTCTCATTATAGGCTTCCTCATAGCCTCATAGGCATGATAGCCTCTAGGAATGATAGCCTCATAGGCTTCCTGATAGCCTCATGCATTTATTTTGAACCATCGTTCCAATTGGGTTGGTGTGATGTCAAGCCAGGGGTCTATACTTTGCTACTTTTCAGTATGCACATAGCTAGGCTCTTGGTTTAGGCATGgagcaaaaaattaaattttttagcTGAGTAGTTTCCCCAAGGGCCAAATTATAattgtgatgtatatatataaaataaaagttgtaattaaattatgatttatgATTAATTCAAACATGGATACCAATGGCATTGCTACACAGTATTTCCCAggagtttattta is a genomic window of Mytilus trossulus isolate FHL-02 chromosome 1, PNRI_Mtr1.1.1.hap1, whole genome shotgun sequence containing:
- the LOC134710236 gene encoding uncharacterized protein LOC134710236 gives rise to the protein MVSTTDLPIKECRNSLSARTQPDVVSDLIEKEVFKGFLYGPFKDPPFQKYRVSPIGIAEGKYSGKKRLILDLSSPHNDDKHLSINDLIDKQDCSMSYVRIDDAIDVILKFERNSWLCKFDISDAFKNCPIVPSQWPLFCIKWEKMYYFYVRLTFGCRSSPKIFDHLSQALCHIAENNYKVNSILHLLDDFLTIDPLDADGERTMAIMMMIFKKLNIPIAKHKTIGPVKCLEYLGIILDSEKMEARLPLNKVDRICEFIRKLYRKKSCTKRELLQLLGHLNFASRIILPGRSFVSYLIGLSTTVNDLHHYVKLDKECRVDLEFWLLFLSSWNGVNMFYSRQFYSSYDMELFTDASSTKGFGGYFKGEWFYSSWPSNIAYPDKTFSMAFLELYPIVVSAILWGSQWTTKRILFWCDNEATVAIVKKGRSKCLQIMKLMRKLTWCACKFNFHFSAKHVPGYQNDISDALSRLQIDRFRKLAPSAAQHPMKCPSSSDVMWS